The following proteins are encoded in a genomic region of Streptomyces lunaelactis:
- a CDS encoding tRNA (adenine-N1)-methyltransferase, translating into MSEPTGAARRRGPFKVGDQVQLTDPKGRHYTFTLEAGKNFHTHKGSFPHDELIGAPEGSVVRTTGNVAYLALRPLLPDYVLSMPRGAAVVYPKDAGQILAFADIFPGARVVEAGVGSGSLSSFLLRAIGDHGMLHSYERREDFAEIAQQNVERYFGGPHPAWQLTVGDLQDNLTDADVDRVILDMLAPWECLEAVSKALVPGGILCCYVATTTQLARTVESIREIGCFAEPQPWESMIRNWHVEGLAVRPDHRMIGHTGFLVTARRLADGVEPPMRRRRPAKGAYGDDYEGPNKG; encoded by the coding sequence ATGTCCGAACCGACCGGTGCCGCCCGCCGACGCGGGCCCTTCAAGGTCGGGGACCAGGTCCAGCTCACCGACCCCAAGGGACGCCACTACACGTTCACGCTCGAGGCCGGGAAGAATTTCCACACCCACAAGGGTTCCTTCCCCCACGACGAGCTGATCGGGGCTCCCGAGGGCAGTGTTGTCCGTACCACGGGAAACGTCGCCTATCTCGCGCTGCGCCCCCTGCTCCCCGACTATGTCCTGTCCATGCCCCGCGGCGCCGCCGTGGTCTACCCCAAGGACGCGGGACAGATCCTGGCCTTCGCCGACATCTTCCCCGGCGCCCGCGTCGTGGAGGCGGGGGTGGGCTCCGGCTCGCTGAGCAGCTTCCTGCTGCGCGCCATCGGTGACCACGGCATGCTGCACTCCTACGAGCGACGCGAGGACTTCGCCGAGATCGCCCAGCAGAACGTGGAGCGCTACTTCGGCGGCCCGCACCCCGCCTGGCAGCTCACCGTCGGCGACCTCCAGGACAACCTGACGGACGCCGACGTCGACCGCGTCATCCTGGACATGCTCGCCCCCTGGGAGTGCCTGGAGGCCGTCTCCAAGGCGCTCGTGCCCGGCGGCATCCTCTGCTGCTACGTCGCGACGACGACCCAGCTCGCACGGACCGTCGAGTCCATCCGCGAGATCGGCTGCTTCGCCGAGCCGCAGCCCTGGGAGTCGATGATCCGCAACTGGCACGTCGAGGGCCTGGCCGTCCGCCCGGACCACCGGATGATCGGCCACACCGGCTTCCTCGTCACCGCCCGCCGTCTCGCCGACGGTGTGGAGCCTCCGATGCGCCGCCGTCGCCCCGCCAAGGGCGCGTACGGCGATGACTACGAAGGCCCCAACAAGGGCTGA
- a CDS encoding site-2 protease family protein, protein MSGERKRPQSGTGGSNPDGGKPRRSDGPGGGILMGRPFGVPVYVAPSWFIVAALITWVFGGQLDRVLPELGGVRYLVSLFFAVAFYASVLVHELAHTVAALRFKLPVRRIQLQFFGGVSEIEKESETPGREFILAFVGPLLSLVLSGVFYLGMMAVEPGTVPGVLLAGLMISNLIVAAFNLLPGLPLDGGRMLRAVVWKITGKPMAGTVAAAWVGRALAVAVLIGLPLLTHTGALGNATEDIGGMETVTDALLAAILAAIIWTGAGNSLRMARLREHLPELEARTLTRRAVPVESNTPLSEALRRANEAGARALVVVDGHGDPTALVRETAIVGVPEHRRPWVAVSGLAQDLTEGMKVSADLAGEALLDKLRASPATEYLVVEETGEIYGVLSTADVERAFVAAMARPST, encoded by the coding sequence ATGAGCGGTGAGCGCAAGCGGCCGCAGTCCGGTACGGGGGGATCGAACCCCGACGGTGGCAAGCCGCGGCGCTCCGACGGCCCCGGCGGCGGCATCCTCATGGGCCGTCCCTTCGGCGTGCCGGTCTATGTCGCCCCCAGCTGGTTCATCGTCGCCGCCCTGATCACCTGGGTGTTCGGCGGCCAGCTGGACCGGGTGCTCCCCGAGCTCGGCGGCGTCCGCTATCTCGTCTCGCTGTTCTTCGCGGTCGCCTTCTACGCCTCGGTGCTCGTGCACGAACTCGCACACACCGTCGCCGCGCTGCGCTTCAAACTGCCGGTGCGCCGCATCCAGCTCCAGTTCTTCGGCGGCGTCTCGGAGATCGAGAAGGAGTCCGAGACGCCCGGCCGCGAGTTCATCCTCGCCTTCGTCGGGCCGCTGCTCTCGCTCGTGCTGTCCGGCGTCTTCTACCTCGGGATGATGGCCGTCGAGCCGGGCACCGTACCCGGCGTCCTGCTCGCGGGCCTGATGATCTCCAACCTCATCGTCGCCGCCTTCAACCTGCTGCCCGGACTGCCGCTGGACGGCGGCCGGATGCTCCGCGCCGTCGTCTGGAAGATCACCGGCAAACCGATGGCCGGCACGGTCGCCGCGGCCTGGGTCGGCCGGGCGCTCGCGGTCGCCGTCCTGATCGGCCTCCCGCTCCTCACCCACACCGGCGCCCTCGGCAACGCGACCGAGGACATCGGCGGCATGGAGACCGTCACCGACGCGCTGCTGGCCGCGATCCTCGCCGCGATCATCTGGACCGGGGCGGGCAACAGCCTGCGCATGGCGCGGCTGCGCGAACACCTGCCCGAGCTCGAGGCCCGCACGCTCACCAGGCGCGCCGTCCCCGTCGAGTCCAACACCCCGCTCTCCGAGGCCCTGCGCCGCGCCAACGAGGCCGGCGCCCGCGCCCTGGTCGTCGTCGACGGGCACGGCGACCCGACGGCCCTGGTCCGCGAGACGGCGATCGTCGGCGTCCCCGAGCACCGCCGCCCCTGGGTCGCCGTGAGCGGCCTCGCCCAGGACCTCACCGAGGGCATGAAGGTCTCGGCCGATCTGGCGGGGGAGGCCCTGCTGGACAAGCTCAGGGCGTCGCCCGCGACGGAGTACCTGGTGGTCGAGGAGACGGGCGAGATCTACGGGGTGCTGTCCACGGCGGACGTGGAGCGCGCCTTCGTCGCCGCCATGGCCCGGCCCTCTACTTAG
- a CDS encoding RecB family exonuclease — translation MSTSQQPTSLSPSRASDFMQCPLLYRFRVIDKLPEKPSEAATRGTLVHAVLERLFDDPAAERTVPRAKAMIPGQWDRLLETKPELSELFAEDAGGERLTGWLGEAEQLVERWFSLEDPTRLEPAEREMFVETELESGLRLRGVIDRVDVAPTGEVRIVDYKTGKAPRPEYSEGALFQMKFYALVIWRLKNVVPRRLQLVYLGSGDVLTYDPVPADLERMERKLLALWDAIKEATGTGDWRPRPTKLCGWCDHQAVCPEFGGTPPVYPLSISPADSAEDGQGRMGPV, via the coding sequence ATGAGTACGAGCCAGCAGCCCACATCGCTGTCGCCGTCGCGGGCGAGCGACTTCATGCAGTGTCCCCTGCTGTACCGGTTCCGGGTGATCGACAAGCTGCCGGAGAAGCCCAGTGAGGCAGCTACCCGGGGCACGCTCGTGCACGCGGTGCTGGAGCGTCTCTTCGACGACCCGGCGGCGGAGCGCACGGTTCCGCGCGCGAAGGCGATGATCCCGGGGCAGTGGGACCGGCTGCTGGAGACGAAGCCGGAGCTGAGCGAGCTGTTCGCCGAGGATGCCGGGGGCGAGCGGCTCACCGGCTGGCTGGGCGAGGCGGAGCAGCTGGTCGAGCGCTGGTTCTCGCTGGAGGACCCGACCCGTCTGGAGCCCGCCGAGCGGGAGATGTTCGTCGAGACGGAGCTGGAGTCGGGGCTGCGGCTGCGCGGAGTCATCGACCGGGTCGACGTGGCGCCCACCGGCGAGGTGCGGATCGTCGACTACAAGACGGGCAAGGCCCCGCGCCCGGAGTACAGCGAGGGCGCCCTGTTCCAGATGAAGTTCTACGCCCTGGTGATCTGGCGCCTGAAGAACGTCGTGCCCCGCCGGCTGCAACTGGTGTATCTGGGCAGCGGCGATGTGCTGACGTACGACCCGGTCCCGGCGGACCTGGAGCGTATGGAGCGCAAACTGCTGGCGCTGTGGGACGCGATCAAGGAGGCCACCGGGACGGGTGACTGGCGGCCGCGGCCGACCAAGCTGTGCGGCTGGTGCGACCACCAGGCGGTCTGTCCGGAATTCGGTGGCACTCCCCCGGTTTATCCGCTGAGCATTTCCCCGGCCGATTCCGCGGAGGATGGTCAGGGCAGAATGGGCCCGGTCTAG
- a CDS encoding response regulator gives MAIRVLLVDDQPLLRTGFRMILEAEQDIAVVGEAGDGLQALDQVRALQPDVVLMDIRMPRMDGVEATRQISGPGRDGSAKVLVLTTFDLDEYVVEALRAGASGFLLKDAPANELVQAIRVVAAGEAMLAPSITRRLLDKYADHLPSGEEPVPDTLHTLTEREVEVLKLVARGMSNAEIAADLFVSETTVKTHVGHVLTKLSLRDRVQAAVYAYESGLVRPGAQ, from the coding sequence GTGGCTATCCGCGTCCTACTGGTCGACGACCAACCGCTGCTGCGTACCGGCTTCCGGATGATCCTGGAGGCGGAGCAGGACATCGCGGTCGTCGGCGAGGCCGGGGACGGCCTCCAGGCCCTCGACCAGGTGCGGGCGCTGCAGCCCGATGTGGTGCTGATGGACATCCGGATGCCGCGGATGGACGGGGTCGAGGCGACCCGGCAGATCAGCGGCCCCGGCCGGGACGGATCGGCGAAGGTGCTGGTACTGACCACCTTCGACCTCGATGAGTACGTGGTGGAGGCGCTGCGTGCCGGCGCCAGCGGTTTCCTGCTGAAGGACGCGCCCGCCAATGAGCTCGTGCAGGCGATCCGGGTGGTCGCGGCGGGCGAGGCGATGCTGGCGCCGAGCATCACCCGCAGGCTGCTCGACAAGTACGCGGACCATCTGCCGTCCGGCGAGGAGCCGGTCCCCGACACGCTGCACACGCTGACCGAGCGCGAGGTGGAGGTGCTCAAACTGGTCGCGCGGGGGATGTCCAACGCCGAGATCGCCGCGGATCTGTTCGTCAGCGAGACGACTGTCAAGACGCATGTGGGCCATGTCCTGACGAAGCTGAGCCTGCGCGACCGGGTCCAGGCCGCGGTGTACGCGTACGAGAGCGGCCTGGTGCGCCCCGGCGCGCAGTAG